A genomic window from Pirellulaceae bacterium includes:
- the groL gene encoding chaperonin GroEL (60 kDa chaperone family; promotes refolding of misfolded polypeptides especially under stressful conditions; forms two stacked rings of heptamers to form a barrel-shaped 14mer; ends can be capped by GroES; misfolded proteins enter the barrel where they are refolded when GroES binds), with protein MSSKHLLFREAAREKIMRGVNALTDAIRVTLGPKSKSVLIAKEWGRPIVCNDGVTIAKELQLADRDENLGAQMLREAAEKTGDTVGDGTSTATILAHAIYTEGVRNVTAGASAIDLKRGLDRGLGAAVTAIKALSHPVVSRKEKAQVATISAHNNATLGELVADAMEKVGGEGVVSVEEAKGIETMLEVVEGMKFDRGYLSPYFVTDTEKMEAVLEDPAVLLYEKKVSQIKDVIPLLEQMAQTRKPLVIVADDIDGEALATLVVNKIRGNLACVAVKAPGYGDRRKAMLEDLAILTGGKFIAEELGLKLENVKLEDLGRAQRVVSCRDSTTVIGGAGNRKDIYDRCQEIRKQIEVTTSDYDREQLQERLAKLAGGVAVIKVGAPSEAEMKSRKEALEDAISSTRAAISEGVVPGCGLTLLRAIQAVQHEETACDGDERTGLRILKRALEAPTRQIAENSGVDGGVVVAQMRAGTGNYGLDAAQDQYVDLVEAGIIDPTKVVRTALENAVSVASVLLLTEATMTEVPETDAIARKNEAIDGL; from the coding sequence ATGTCCAGCAAACACCTGTTATTCAGGGAGGCAGCACGCGAAAAAATCATGCGCGGAGTTAATGCATTGACCGATGCGATCCGAGTGACGCTCGGGCCAAAGTCAAAGTCGGTGTTAATCGCAAAAGAATGGGGGCGACCGATTGTCTGTAACGACGGAGTGACAATCGCCAAGGAGTTACAATTGGCGGATCGCGACGAAAACCTTGGCGCCCAGATGCTTAGAGAAGCAGCCGAGAAAACTGGTGACACCGTCGGTGATGGAACGAGCACTGCCACAATCTTGGCTCACGCAATTTACACCGAGGGCGTGCGCAATGTCACGGCAGGTGCCAGTGCCATCGATCTCAAACGTGGTCTGGATCGCGGTCTAGGGGCCGCAGTGACTGCGATTAAAGCCCTGTCCCACCCTGTCGTAAGCCGCAAGGAAAAGGCGCAGGTGGCGACGATCTCCGCACACAACAATGCGACACTGGGCGAACTGGTCGCGGATGCTATGGAAAAGGTGGGTGGCGAGGGCGTCGTCTCCGTTGAAGAGGCCAAGGGAATTGAAACGATGTTGGAAGTCGTGGAGGGAATGAAGTTCGACCGTGGATACTTGTCTCCCTATTTTGTTACCGATACTGAGAAAATGGAGGCTGTACTGGAAGATCCGGCCGTGCTGCTTTACGAAAAGAAGGTCAGCCAAATCAAAGATGTTATCCCGTTGTTAGAGCAGATGGCACAAACACGCAAACCGCTGGTCATCGTTGCCGACGATATCGACGGCGAAGCGCTGGCCACACTGGTCGTGAACAAGATTCGCGGAAACCTTGCTTGCGTTGCGGTAAAGGCTCCCGGCTATGGTGACCGCCGCAAAGCTATGTTGGAAGACTTGGCAATTCTCACCGGCGGCAAGTTCATTGCTGAAGAACTTGGCTTGAAGTTGGAGAACGTCAAACTTGAAGACCTTGGTAGAGCACAAAGAGTCGTCAGTTGTCGGGACTCGACGACGGTTATCGGCGGCGCTGGCAATCGGAAGGACATTTACGATCGATGTCAAGAGATTCGCAAGCAGATCGAAGTGACGACTTCCGATTATGACCGCGAACAACTTCAAGAGCGGTTGGCCAAGTTGGCCGGAGGCGTGGCAGTCATCAAAGTGGGGGCCCCTTCAGAAGCGGAGATGAAAAGCCGCAAGGAGGCGTTGGAGGATGCCATCAGCTCTACTAGGGCCGCGATTAGCGAAGGCGTTGTACCGGGCTGTGGACTCACGCTTCTACGAGCAATCCAAGCGGTCCAGCACGAAGAAACAGCTTGCGATGGCGATGAGCGTACCGGTCTAAGAATTCTCAAACGCGCGCTCGAAGCTCCCACCCGACAAATCGCCGAAAACTCCGGCGTCGACGGCGGAGTCGTCGTAGCTCAAATGCGCGCCGGCACAGGCAATTACGGCTTAGATGCGGCGCAAGATCAATATGTCGATCTAGTTGAAGCTGGCATCATCGATCCAACAAAGGTCGTGCGTACTGCACTTGAGAACGCCGTTTCGGTAGCAAGCGTACTGTTGTTGACCGAAGCGACAATGACCGAAGTCCCTGAAACGGATGCTATTGCACGGAAGAATGAAGCGATCGACGGATTGTAG
- the glgP gene encoding alpha-glucan family phosphorylase — MTNGCRIAYFSMEIGLQPDIPTYAGGLGVLAGDTVRAAADLQVPMVAVTLLHRQGYFFQRFDPSGWQVEEPVRWAIDDLLQRSERIIPVVIEGRQVKIRVWKFDVVGVSGFIVPVYLLDTDVEENDEQDRKITNWLYGGDDFYRLCQEVVLGIGGVRVLRAHGHNLIERFHMNEGHAALLTIELLREQRERAGGKMLELSDMEAVRQRCVFTTHTPVSAGHDQFSLDLVDRVLGSREACELHDPVCHNGRLNMTYLGLTMSRYVNGVAKMHGETTQHMFAEYKIDSITNGVHAATWTSDAFARLFDHHIPGWRSDSSSLRSAVAISCTEVWGSHRQSKMELMEVINRDTNAGFDVDHFTIGFARRATGYKRPDLIFEDVQRLREIVKRCGPIQIVFAGKAHPKDDLGKRLIQNIIRQAEQLKGHIAVSYLPNYDMRLAKSLVAGSDLWLNTPQPPLEASGTSGMKAALNGVPSLSVLDGWWIEGCIEGVTGWAIDDGQAYLRSQVACSLYDKLEQTIIPMYYNDRGRFIDVMRHTIALNGSFFNTHRMIQQYAQKAYL, encoded by the coding sequence ATGACTAATGGCTGCCGAATCGCTTACTTTTCCATGGAAATTGGACTCCAACCGGACATTCCGACCTATGCCGGCGGCCTGGGTGTACTGGCCGGCGACACCGTGCGTGCGGCTGCCGACTTGCAAGTTCCCATGGTTGCCGTGACGTTGTTGCATCGCCAGGGATATTTCTTTCAGCGCTTTGATCCATCCGGCTGGCAAGTCGAAGAACCGGTGCGCTGGGCGATTGACGACCTATTACAACGTAGCGAACGAATAATTCCGGTGGTGATTGAAGGTCGTCAGGTAAAAATACGCGTCTGGAAATTTGATGTCGTAGGTGTGAGTGGCTTTATCGTTCCGGTCTATCTCCTAGATACAGATGTGGAGGAGAACGACGAGCAAGATCGGAAGATTACGAACTGGCTATATGGTGGTGATGACTTTTATCGGTTATGCCAGGAAGTGGTTCTAGGGATTGGCGGCGTTCGGGTATTGCGAGCCCACGGGCATAACTTGATCGAACGATTTCACATGAACGAAGGACATGCAGCTTTGTTGACAATCGAATTGTTGCGTGAGCAGCGCGAGCGGGCCGGTGGGAAGATGCTTGAGCTGTCGGACATGGAAGCGGTTCGCCAACGATGCGTGTTCACGACACATACACCGGTTTCTGCTGGTCATGACCAGTTCTCGCTCGATCTGGTCGACCGAGTGCTCGGCAGCCGCGAAGCTTGCGAACTGCACGATCCGGTCTGCCATAACGGCCGCCTGAATATGACATATTTGGGGCTAACGATGAGTCGTTACGTGAATGGCGTCGCCAAGATGCACGGTGAAACCACCCAGCACATGTTTGCTGAATACAAGATCGACTCCATCACGAACGGCGTTCATGCGGCTACTTGGACTAGTGATGCGTTTGCACGACTGTTCGACCATCACATCCCAGGCTGGCGTTCCGATAGTTCGAGCCTCCGTTCTGCTGTGGCTATTTCGTGCACTGAAGTCTGGGGAAGTCATCGGCAATCAAAGATGGAATTGATGGAAGTAATCAATCGCGATACCAATGCTGGCTTCGACGTCGATCATTTCACAATCGGATTTGCTCGCCGCGCAACGGGATACAAGAGACCGGACTTGATTTTCGAGGATGTGCAGCGACTTCGCGAAATCGTCAAGCGTTGCGGCCCCATTCAAATCGTGTTTGCCGGTAAGGCCCACCCCAAGGACGACCTTGGCAAGCGGTTAATCCAAAACATCATTCGTCAGGCGGAGCAACTGAAGGGGCACATTGCAGTCTCGTACTTGCCTAATTACGACATGCGTTTAGCAAAATCACTGGTAGCCGGTTCGGATTTGTGGCTCAATACGCCGCAGCCGCCCTTGGAAGCTTCCGGAACTAGCGGTATGAAGGCTGCGCTCAATGGCGTACCGTCTCTGAGTGTACTAGATGGATGGTGGATTGAAGGCTGTATCGAAGGGGTTACGGGGTGGGCCATTGATGATGGTCAAGCATATTTGCGATCGCAGGTAGCCTGTTCGCTGTACGACAAACTTGAGCAAACGATTATCCCCATGTATTACAACGATCGGGGGCGGTTCATCGACGTGATGCGTCACACAATTGCACTGAATGGTTCATTTTTCAACACGCATCGCATGATTCAGCAGTATGCACAGAAAGCCTATTTGTGA
- a CDS encoding NAD(P)/FAD-dependent oxidoreductase, protein MHHENCLAETSGRKPIVVIIGGGFGGLQAARSLRRATARVILVDRHNYHLFQPLLYQVATGGLSPANIASPLRYILRKQKNCEVFLGEVVDVDFKNQRIHLIDGQLEYDELIVAAGATHSYFGRDEWSRLAPGLKTISDAIEIRRRVFIAFEAAEREPNPDIRQAQLTFVIVGAGPTGVELAGTLSEIARHTLRSDFRHIQPEEARILLIENAGQVLSSFPPELQRKAEDSIRKLGIQILTNTKVTEITKDSVRLAAEGGETIIAARTVLWAAGVAGNSLGRIIAGHCNIETDRAGRVPVKSGLTLASYSNVYIIGDLALCLDDCGKPLPGLAPVAMQQGSYVAKALIEKWHGRSANVGFQYRSPGIMATIGRSAAVAQLGNRQFSGQVAWLLWLVAHLLQIVQFENRLLVFLQWAWNYFTLSRSSRIITGDDPVELVAPMDGTRLTDSNSH, encoded by the coding sequence ATGCACCATGAAAATTGTTTGGCAGAGACATCAGGAAGAAAACCGATTGTTGTAATCATCGGTGGCGGTTTTGGGGGACTTCAAGCGGCCAGAAGCCTGCGCCGGGCAACTGCTCGGGTAATCTTGGTGGATCGACACAACTACCATCTGTTTCAGCCCTTGCTTTATCAGGTGGCTACGGGGGGACTGTCGCCAGCCAATATTGCTTCTCCGCTCAGGTATATCCTTCGTAAGCAAAAGAATTGCGAAGTATTTCTCGGCGAAGTCGTCGATGTTGATTTCAAGAATCAACGCATCCACCTGATTGACGGCCAACTCGAATATGATGAACTGATTGTCGCCGCAGGGGCTACTCACAGCTACTTTGGGCGAGACGAATGGAGTCGCCTTGCACCAGGGCTGAAAACAATCTCAGATGCCATTGAAATCCGGCGGAGAGTTTTTATTGCCTTCGAAGCAGCCGAACGTGAGCCTAATCCTGATATTCGCCAGGCTCAGCTCACTTTTGTGATCGTTGGTGCTGGGCCTACCGGCGTGGAACTGGCCGGTACGTTGTCCGAGATTGCAAGGCATACGCTCAGAAGTGATTTCCGACATATCCAGCCGGAGGAAGCCCGCATCCTGCTGATTGAAAACGCCGGACAGGTGCTCTCTAGTTTTCCTCCCGAATTGCAGAGAAAGGCGGAGGATAGTATCCGCAAACTCGGAATCCAGATCCTGACGAATACCAAAGTCACGGAGATTACGAAGGACTCTGTGCGATTAGCTGCAGAAGGAGGTGAGACAATCATTGCCGCCCGAACAGTTCTATGGGCTGCGGGCGTTGCCGGCAATTCCTTGGGGCGAATCATTGCAGGACATTGCAACATCGAGACGGACCGAGCTGGTCGCGTTCCTGTGAAATCCGGCTTAACTCTCGCCAGCTATTCCAACGTCTATATCATCGGCGACTTGGCGCTGTGCCTGGACGATTGTGGAAAGCCGCTACCGGGGCTGGCACCTGTGGCTATGCAGCAAGGATCGTACGTTGCCAAAGCCTTAATCGAAAAATGGCATGGTAGGTCGGCCAACGTGGGCTTTCAATATCGCTCACCGGGCATCATGGCAACGATCGGCCGATCTGCGGCGGTTGCCCAGCTGGGTAACCGCCAGTTCTCTGGACAAGTTGCCTGGTTGTTATGGTTGGTAGCGCATCTGTTGCAGATCGTACAGTTTGAGAATCGTCTGCTGGTGTTTTTGCAATGGGCTTGGAACTACTTTACCTTGAGCAGAAGTTCGCGGATCATTACAGGTGATGATCCCGTCGAATTGGTCGCACCCATGGATGGAACTCGGTTGACAGACTCAAATTCTCATTGA